A window from Numida meleagris isolate 19003 breed g44 Domestic line unplaced genomic scaffold, NumMel1.0 unplaced_Scaffold261, whole genome shotgun sequence encodes these proteins:
- the THAP7 gene encoding THAP domain-containing protein 7 — protein sequence MPRHCSAAGCCTRDTRETRSRGISFHRLPKKDNPRRALWLENSRRRDASGEGRWDPASKYIYFCSQHFEKSCFEIVGFSGYHRLKEGAVPTVFESTSPRPPRTTKPRPPLPDTDSPKPPRGVTRKWRRDPPTAPPDPPFSTDVSCFPREGEDPAGVPALPGPSGARGPLPDTLLVATEDEETITLPEEDPPGPPRPVSPSLYMLRLPPPAGAYIQSEHSYQVGSALLWKRRAEAALDALDKAQRQLQACKRREQRLRLRVGELQRERRAPPECRRAPKEPQLLGGGQ from the exons CCCGCAGCCGAGGGATCTCCTTCCACAG GCTGCCCAAAAAGGACAACCCCCGTCGGGCGCTGTGGTTGGAGAACAGCCGGCGGCGGGACGCGAGCGGGGAGGGCCGCTGGGACCCGGCCTCCAAGTACATCTACTTCTGCTCGCAGCACTTTGAGAAGAGCTGCTTCGAGATCGTCGGCTTCAG CGGCTATCACCGCCTGAAGGAAGGTGCTGTCCCCACCGTCTTTGAGTCCACCTCCCCCAGACCCCCCCGGACCACTAAGCCCAGACCCCCCCTGCCCGACACTGACAGCCCAAAGCCCCCCCGGGGGGTCACCAGGAAGTGGAG ACGGGACCCCCCCACGGCCCCCCCGGACCCCCCCTTCTCCACCGATGTCTCCTGCTTCCCCCGTGAAGGCGAAGACCCTGCTGGTGTCCCAGCACTTCCTGGTCCCTCGGGCGCCCGCGGTCCCCTCCCGGATACCCTTTTGGTGGCCACAGAGGACGAAGAAACCATCACCCTCCCTGAAGAGGACCCCCCTGGACCCCCCCGCCCCGTTTCTCCTTCCCTCTACATGCTGCGGTTGCCGCCGCCGGCCGGCGCCTACATCCAGAGCGAGCACAGCTACCAGGTGGGCAGTGCCCTGCTCTGGAAGCGCCGTGCCGAAGCTGCCCTGGACGCCTTGGATAAAGCCCAGCGGCAGCTCCAAGCCTGCAAACGTCGTGAGCAGAGGCTGAGGCTGCGGGTGGGAGAGCTCCAACGGGAACGCCGGGCCCCCCCCGAGTGCCGAAGGGCCCCCAAGGAGCCGCAGCTGCTTGGCGGTGGACAGTGA